CGCGCGCGCCAGCTGGCCCAGCTCCTCCCGGGTGTGCACGGGCACGGGCTCGACGGTGACGTCGTGGGCGCTGTTCTCGCGCAGCTGCGCGACCAGCGCGGGCAGGCGGTGCTCGGCGACGTCCAGCGCGGCGGTGCGCAGGGCGCGCAGCGAGCGCAGCAGGTAGCTGCCGACCACGAAGCCGATGGCCGCGGCGGTGAACAGGGACGCCAGCAGGATCACCGAGGCCGCTCCGGCCAGGTCGGACGTGGAGTCCTGGAGGCGGGACGCGGTGGTGTCCAGCCGCGCCTCCAGGCCGCGCATCACGATGCCGAGCTGCTTGAGCGTGCCCTGCGAGCCGCTGTTCCACTCGTCGACGTCGACGTCGCGGACCGCGGCCGGGTTGGCGCGCACGTCCTGGAGGACGCGGTTGCGCACGTCGACGTCGGGGCCGGAGACGGCGGCGCGGTAGTCGGCCTGCTGCTCGGGGGTGGCGACCGCGGAGAAGTCGGCCAGCTTGTCCTGCTGGCGGGTCCAGGACTGCTCCAGCGAGGTGCGCTCGGTGTCGAGCAGGGAGCCGCGGCCGGCGCCCGCGAGGACGACGGCGTGCTGCCAGGACACCTGCTCGCCCGCCATGGCGAGGTTGTGCAGGGCGGTGGCCGTGCCGGACAGGGCGGGGTCGCCGAAGTCGCCGACCATGGCCTGGTCGAAGTCCATCAGGGCGCGCAGCACCACGCTGTAGCCGCCGATGCCGCCGGAGAGGTCGACGCTGCCCGCGAGCACCCGGTCGCGCAGCTGCGGCAGGCCGTCGAGCTGCACGACCACGTCCCGGTACCGGGCGGCGGTGACCTCGCCGAGCGTGCTGGTGCGCCCCATCAGGTTCTTCACGCCCGCGGCCGCCGTGTCGGTGGCGCGGGTCAGGTCGCGGTAGTCCCGGGCGTCGACGCCGCCGTCGTCCGCGCGGCGGGCGGCGAGGGCGCGTTCGGCCTGGACGCCCTCGATCAGCGGGTCGAGGCCGGCGCGCAGCGTGACGAGGCGCTGCATCGCGGAGTAGTTGTCCGCGCTCGTGACGTAACCGCGGATCTGCACGAGGCCCGCGCCGACGGCGACGAGGACCGGCACCGCCAGCACGGCGGCGAGCTTGACCGGCAGACGCCAATTCCGCCAGTCCGCGACGGCTCTCCACCACTGCCCGCGCGCGTTGTTGTCGCCAGTCACCAGACAAGCCCCGGAAAGTCCGTAGTTGTTTCACAGTCGAACGACGCCGCAACCTTTTCGGCGCGAACGGGCGGATGTTGCTGCGCGATAGTAGGTGGTGGACAGGCGGGGGACAACGACCTTGCGGTAGGTCCTCATCCGATCGGCGGAGCGTGACCGTCGGAAGTTTTCCGGTTAACCACGCAAGCGGGGGGCCGCTGCCGGCCAGGGGCGGCGGTCGTGTCCAGGTCGGCGGGGGCGTTGACTAGCCGGCCGGCGCGGTTACGCTGAGCGCTCGCCGGCTGCCGGAGCACCCCGTTGCGCGGCGTGCACAATTCCCGTGGAGGATTGATGACGAAGGCGATCCTGCCTCCGACGGATTCGCGACACGCCCGCGGCGGGCGCGGCTTCGCCACTTTCGACGAACCGCCGCCGCCGTTGTTGGTCGACGAAGCGGGAGAACCGGACTTCGTCGCCCTCCGCGACAGCGCCGATTTCCAGGAGCTGCGCCGACGCACGATGATCTTCGTTCTGCCCGCGACGTGCGGATTCCTGCTCTGGTACCTCGGGTACGTGTCGCTGTCGGCGTGGGCGCCGGACTTCATGGGCACGCCGGTGCTCGGGGTGATCAACGTGGGCCTGCTGTTCGGCCTGCTCCAGTTCGTCACGACGATCGCGCTGACCCTGGCGTACGCCCGCTACGCGCGGCGCAGGCTGGACCCGCAGGTGGCCGCGGTCCGCTCGCTCACCACGGAGGACCGCGCCTGATGGGCGGCAACACCGCGATCAACCTCGGCGTCTTCGGCGTCTTCGTGCTGATCACCCTGTTCATCGTGTACCGCGCGGGCAGCCGCAACTCGACGGCGGCGGACTACTACGCCGCGGGGTCGAGCTTCACCGGCCCGCAGAACGGCATCGCGCTGTCCGGCGACTTCCTGTCCGCCGCGTCGTTCCTCGGCATCTCCGGCAGCATCGCGGTCAACGGCTACGACGGGTTCCTGTACTCCATCGGCTGGGTCGTGTCCTGGCTGATGGGCCTGATGATCATCTCGGAGCGGCTGCGCAACACCGGCCGGTTCACCCTCGGCGACGTGCTGGCGTTCCGGATGCGGCAGCGGCCCGTGCGCGCGGCGGCGGCGAACGTGACGCTGGTGATCTCGCTGTTCTACATGATCGCGCAGATGGCGGGCGCGGGCGCGCTGATGGCGCTGCTGCTGGACGTGCACACCAAGGGCGGCCAGGCGGTCGTCATCGCCGTGGTGGGCATCGTCATGGTGCTGTACGTGCTGCTGGGCGGCATGAAGGGCACCACGTGGGTGCAGATCATCAAGGCCGTCTTCCTGATCCTGTGCGTGACCCTGATGACGGTGTTCCTGCTCGGCAAGTTCGGGTTCAGCCTGTCGGCGATCCTGGAGACCGCGTCGCGCAACACCCCGCTCGGGCCGGAGGTGCTGGAGCCCGGAGCCCGGTACGGCGGCACCACGCTGAGCCGGCTGGACTTCCTGTCCCTGGCGCTGGCGCTCGTGCTGGGCACCGCGTCGCTGCCGCACGTGCTGATGCGCTTCTACACCGTGCCGAACGCCCGCGAGGCGCGCCGCTCGGTGGTGTGGGCGACGTGGATGATGGCGATCTTCTACCTGTGCACGCTGGTCATCGGCTTCGGCGCGCTGGCGCTGGTGGGCGCCGAGGACATCAGGTCCGCGCCGGGCGGTGAGAACTCCGCCGCGCCGCTGCTGGCCTACGAGGTCGGCGGCGCGGTGCTGCTGGGCGTCGTCAGCGCCGTGGCGTTCGCGACGATCCTGGCGGTGGT
This region of Saccharothrix longispora genomic DNA includes:
- a CDS encoding DUF485 domain-containing protein, whose protein sequence is MTKAILPPTDSRHARGGRGFATFDEPPPPLLVDEAGEPDFVALRDSADFQELRRRTMIFVLPATCGFLLWYLGYVSLSAWAPDFMGTPVLGVINVGLLFGLLQFVTTIALTLAYARYARRRLDPQVAAVRSLTTEDRA
- a CDS encoding solute symporter family protein, translated to MGGNTAINLGVFGVFVLITLFIVYRAGSRNSTAADYYAAGSSFTGPQNGIALSGDFLSAASFLGISGSIAVNGYDGFLYSIGWVVSWLMGLMIISERLRNTGRFTLGDVLAFRMRQRPVRAAAANVTLVISLFYMIAQMAGAGALMALLLDVHTKGGQAVVIAVVGIVMVLYVLLGGMKGTTWVQIIKAVFLILCVTLMTVFLLGKFGFSLSAILETASRNTPLGPEVLEPGARYGGTTLSRLDFLSLALALVLGTASLPHVLMRFYTVPNAREARRSVVWATWMMAIFYLCTLVIGFGALALVGAEDIRSAPGGENSAAPLLAYEVGGAVLLGVVSAVAFATILAVVAGLTLTASASFAHDVYANVIKHGQADPRSEVRVARLTAVVVGVLAIAGGIAANGQNVAFLVALAFALAASANLSTIIYSMFWKRFNTPGTLWAVYGGLGSCVVLIAFSPAVSGTKTSIFPDVDFAWFPLGNPGLVSIPFSFLCGYLGTVLSKEKSDPVKQAEMEVRSLTGIGSGLRP